The sequence AACCAGAAATAATAGATCGCGTTATTGACGTGACCATAAGGGTCATTGTCGTTCCAGCGCGTGGTGATGAGCGAGCCGGTGCGATAGTCGCTACGGACCGGTGGCTCGGCCCGCGGGATCTTACCAGGCGGCATCATAGATCCTTTTGGCGTCGGCCAGCGTGACCTCCCTGGGATTATTATCCAGCAGACGGCCTTGCAGCATTGCCGCTTCGGCCAGTTCGGTGGTGGCCTCCTTGGCGATACCGATCTCGCGCAACTTGCGCGGCGCCTGGACCTTGACCGCCAGCGCCTCGAGATAGTCGATCAACTGCTGCGCCCGCGCTTCGCTGCTGTTCTCGCTGCCGCGCGGCAGACCGAGCGCATCGGCCAGCTCGGCGTAGAGCGGTGCAGCGGCCTCGAGGTTGAACTGCATGACATAAGGCATGACCAGCGCGTTGGAGAGGCCGTGCGGAATATGATAGATGCCGCCGAGCGGATAGGCGAGCGCGTGGATCGCGCCGACCGGGCTGTTGGCAAAAGCCTGTCCAGCGAGCATCGAACCGCGCAGCATCGCTTCGCGAGCCTGCATGTTTTCGCCGTCGGAACAGGCGGTTTCGATATGCGCGGTGAGCAGTTTCAAGGCCTCGATCGCGAGCATGTCGGAGACCGGATTCTTGCCGTTGCGGCTGGTGTAGGATTCAACCGCATGGACCATTGCATCGATGCCGGTCGCGGCGGTGACATTGGCGGGAAGCCCGACGGTCAGCGCAGGGTCGAGCAAGGCCACATCCGCAACCAGATGTGGCGAGATGATGCCGGCCTTGGTGGTTTCGCCGGTGGTCAGGATCGAAATGGCGGTGA comes from Sphingorhabdus sp. YGSMI21 and encodes:
- a CDS encoding iron-containing alcohol dehydrogenase — translated: MKNFIFQTVPVLHFGAGCLAQLPGQIAALRASRPMIVTDKGIVNAGLIVPVEKTLSEAGFDVVIFDSVVADPPEAIVLQAIEAAKSAGVDIVIGLGGGSSLDTAKVVAALAVEGAQPLADIYGIGLLERKGLPTILIPTTSGTGSEVTAISILTTGETTKAGIISPHLVADVALLDPALTVGLPANVTAATGIDAMVHAVESYTSRNGKNPVSDMLAIEALKLLTAHIETACSDGENMQAREAMLRGSMLAGQAFANSPVGAIHALAYPLGGIYHIPHGLSNALVMPYVMQFNLEAAAPLYAELADALGLPRGSENSSEARAQQLIDYLEALAVKVQAPRKLREIGIAKEATTELAEAAMLQGRLLDNNPREVTLADAKRIYDAAW